The nucleotide sequence TCGAGCAGCCGGGCGACGAGGTCGAAGCCCGACTGGAGGGCGTGGTTCGCCGCGAGGTCCGGGCTGTGCCGGGGGTCGGTGCCCCGCGCGAGGGTGTCGGCGATGTGCGCGGTGATCGCCGCCTGCAGCGCGGCCGGGCTCGGGAACCGGCGTCCGGCCAGCGGGCGTTCGAGCCGGGCGAGGTCGAACCGGTCCGCCGGGTCGGGCACGGCCCGGGCGACCAGGGCGGCCGAACGCGCCTCGCACGCCGCCCGGTCGGCCGCGGACGCGCCGTGTCCGGCGTCGTCGAGTGCGGTGAACTCGGCCGCGAAGGTGTCCCAGGCCATCGTGGTGCGCTCCGGGTGGGCGGTGCACAGGCGGTGGTAGTACGCCCACGCCATTTCCCGCGCGAGGAGCGGGCGGAGGTCGCGCCGCCAGTCCAGGGCGCCGCGCCCCGGCCGGCGGGCGAGGGCGGCTGCCGTCAGGAAGCGCGGCAACGGGGGCTGCTCGCCGACGAGTTCGTAGTCGAACTTGGCGCGGTACGGCACGCCCTGGCGCGAGGCGGCGTACAGCACGGGCTCGTGCCCCGAAGGCCGGTAGACCAGGGTGCCGTCGGCGTCCCGGACGAACGCGCCGCCGCGTCCGGACGTGGTGCGGACGACCAGGTCGACGAACGCCAGGCCCATGCCGCGGGCGATCACGCGCTCACCGGGCCGCAGGGCCTCGAGATCCTGCTCCGCGGTGTAGCCGCACGGCAGGTAGCGCAGCCCGTGGTGTTCGGCGTAGCGGGCGAAGCGCCGTTCGCCGGCGTCGGGTTCGGCATCCAGGTGGCCTTGCGTGAGGACCACCGCGTCGACGACCACGCAGGCTCCCCCCGCGAGTTCGACGCGCTGGCGGCCGGAGTCGTCGGCCACGTCGGCCACGTCGACGGCGCTGTCGCGGTGCACGAACACCCGGACGCCCGGAGGCGCGGACGCGACGGCCGTACGGAACACCCAGGCCATGTAGGCGCCGACGAGGCCGCGGCTGGGAAACCACATGGGGGTCAGCCGGGCCAACTCGTCGGCGAGCGGCGCGAGTTCGGGATCCAGCCGTCGACCGCGCAACTCGGCCGCGCGGTCCCGTCCCCACTCCCACAGGGACGGTCCCGGGCCGATCGGGCCCGCGCACGTCGTGGCCTCGTCGGTGAAGAGCGTGATGTGGGCGGCCCGGGAGTTGGCCCACATCAGCGAGGCCGCGTCGCGCCGCCAGACCCGGCCGCCGCCGGGGAGGCAGGGGTCGATCACGTGGATGTGCAGCGGCCGGGCGCCGACCGTGTCGCGCGCGTTGGCGCACAGGCGTTCCAGGAGCGAGGTGCCCGCCGGTCCGCAGCCGACGAGCGCGACGGTCACCGGCCGGGGCGAACGGGAGGGTATCGGCGGCGCGTCGGTCATGGAGCCCCGAAAACGGGCGTGCCGACAGCGGCTGCCGACCCCTGGACGCGCGTCGCGTCGGCGGCAGGACTCCAGGCGGGATCCGGACTCACGCCGTCGACGGTACCGGGATTGCTCGCACGGCACCGGGCATCGGCCGTCCCGGCGGCGGCCGGGTTCGGCGGCCGTCACGGACAGCGACGGCCGCGACGCCGCGGTGCCGCGGCGCGCCGTGCGCGGGCGGTGCGGGCAACTGACTTGCCATGACGGGGTTTTGCCGATGGGGGTCGGCCCGTAGGCCATCGGTCGCCGGTGCGGTCGGATACGGAACGTGAAGAGGCGCACGTGGTGGTCGTCACGATCCGCGCGGCGTGGGCGCGGCGATCGCCCGCGACAGACGGGACGGTAGCGCCGCCGTGTTGCCGGGGGATTACCGGTGCTTTGCTCCGGTGTTGCGCCCGGGTTGCTCCGGCATTGCCGTTCCGCCGCGCCGTCGGGGCGATTCCGCGCCACCCACCTCGCGGGTGCCGCCGCCCGGTGTCAGCCGCACGGCTCGGCGGCCGTGCCGCCGAGCGCCCCCAGGCCGGTCAGGCGCGGCCAGTCCACGATCGGTACGCCGCTGCCGCTCGCCGCGGGGCCGCGGCAGCTGCTGCGGTGGTGCCGGGTGACGTGGTCCAGGCGCACGTTGTCGCGGAACGCGGGGAGGTCGTGCAGCCGCGCGAAGTAGTCCCACAGCGCGGGGTGTTCCGCGATCCGCCGGACGTCGTCGGCGTGCAGGTGCAGGCGGTGTACGGCGTCGATGTGCAGCAGCGTCGTCCACAAGTGCACGTCGGCGGCCGAGAGGTCGCGGCCGATCAGGAACTCCGAGGATTCCAGGCGTCGTTCGAGGAGGCCGAGGGTGTGGAGCACGGTGCGTACCGCCTCGTCGTACCGGTCACCGGCCCGGGCGCGGCCCGCCTGCTGGGCGGCCTCCCAGATGTCGTCGTCGAACAGCGCCTCGTAGTAGGCGAGTTCGGTGGCGGCTCGGGCGGGATACAGGTCGGGGCCGGTCCCGGGGAACGCGGTCGCCAGGTCGTGGAGGATGTCCGCGGGCTGGTTGCTGACGATGCGCCCGCTCCACCGGTCCCACAGCACCGGGACGGACACCGGGCCCTCGTAGTGGTACTCCGTGGCCTCGTACGCCTCGCGGAGCAGCGCGAACCCCCCGACCGTGTCCGGTCCGTGCCCGTCGCCGTCCCGGAAGGCCCAGCCGCGCCCGTCGCGCACCGGGTCGACCGTCGACAGCGACACGACGTCCTCCAGGCCGCGCAGGTCGCGCGTCACGGCGGTGCGCAGTGAGCGCGGACACGCGAGGCAGATGTACAGGTGGTAGCGGCGCGGGTCGGCGGTGAAGCCGCTTCCGGGCGCGCGGCCGACGCGGCCTCGGAAGGCCGGTGCGGGGCGGCCGAGGGTGCGGTAGCGCCCGTGGGCGCGGAAATCGACGGGGTCTGCGGATCCGGGCAGGCGTACGGGCGGCTGGGCGGGCATGGCGGAACTCCCTGGAGGCCGAATCGGGCAGGGGACGACAGCCGCGCACGGTCACGCGCGCGAAAGGGCGACGGAGCGGGGACCGGACGACCGGCGCCGGGCACGGCGGCGAGGCCGGGCCCGGGCAGGCCTCGGGCGGCACGGGCCCGGCCGCGAGGCGGGCGGACCACCCGGAGGGGAAGGCGCGTGGCGCACGCGCGGTGTGGACGGCGCGCGAGGCGCGGCGCGGGGCAGGCGACAGTCGGACTCCGAACGTTCTAAGCCGCGCTGCAGACACGCAGGAGATCGATGTGGCGCCGCTTCAGAAACCGGCCGGAGACGAGCCTGCGGAGCGGAGGGAACGGTGCCGCGCACACGCCGCGCATCGTCGCCCCCTTTCCCCGCTCGCCGAATCGGATTATTCGCGTGCTGTACACAAACCGTCAATAGACGGGGAACACGCGGTGCGCGCCGGGGCCTTCGGCGCGGAGCGCGGGGATGACGCGGGGACGACGCGGTGCGGCGGGCACCCGGGGGCTCAGAAGTAGCCGGGCAGCGGCAGGCGTTCGTAGGGGCGGACGTCGGCACCGGGGCCGGTGCGCCAGGGGTGCCGCCCGAGCGCGTCGCAGACCAGGCACGCCTCCTGCTTGCCGATCGCGACGACGCGGTGGCCGATCAGCGCGGCGCGGGCGGAGTAGCGCCAGCCGTCGCCGTCGCACGCCTGACACACCACCGTCATCTCCGTCGGGAACTCGGGCGGTGGCTCGGCGGGGATCTCCGGCACGTCCGGAGTGTTCGCGTCCACTCCTCCCACCGTATCGCCGGTTGGCGCGCGGGGGGACCGGCGCGCGGCAAGTCACCCGTGGGGGCGACGGGCCGGCCGCGCGCCGCGGACCCGTGGGAAGACGGAGACGGCCCGCGGCGGGCGGCCGACGCAGGGGGGCAGGCGTCAGGGCAGCAGGACGACCTTGCCCCGGCCGTGCCCGGCTTCGATGACGCGGTGCGCCTCGGCGGCGTCGGCCAGCGGCAGCCGGTGTCCGATGTGCACGGTCAGCGCGCCCCGCGACCACAAGTCGAGAAGCTCGCCCAGGCGTTCGCGCGAGCGCGCCCCCGGCCCGCCGCGCAGCCCCCGGAGCCCCAGGCGCTCGGCCCCCGCGAAATCGGCGATCGTGGCGATGCGGTCCCGGTCCGCGACGAGGTCGACCGACGCGTCGAGCGCGCCGCGCCCGGCCGCGTCCAGTGCGGCGTCCACGCCCTGCGGCGCGACCGCGCGGACGCGGTCGACCAGGCCCGGGCCGTACGTGACCGGGGTGGCGCCGAGTGAGCGCAGGTACGCGTGATTCGCCTCGCTCGCGGTGCCGACGACCGCCGCGCCCCACGCCACCGCGATCTGCACCGCGGCCGTCCCGACCCCGCCGGCGGCGGCGTGCACGAGCACGGTTTCGCCCGCCGCGACCCGCAGTTCGCGCAGGGCGCGGTGGGCGGTCTGCCCCGACGCGGACATCGCCCCGGCGACCTCCCACGGCATGTCGGCGGGCTTGCGCACGATCTGGTCGGCCGGGACCGCGACCGCCTCCGCGTACGCCCCGAGCATGGTCCAGCCCAACACCTCGTCGCCGACCGCGACCTCGGCGACGCCGTCCCCCACGAGGTCCACCACGCCCGCGAATTCGTTGCCGGGAACGATCGGCAGCGATCCGCGCATGGCCGGCGGGGCCTCCCCGCGCCGTACCGACGTATCGACGGGCTGCGCCCCGGCCGCCCGGATCCGCACCCGGACCTGCCCCGGTCCGGGCCGCGGATCGGGCACGTCCGTCAGTCGCAGGACGTCGGGCGGTCCGAACTCGGCGAGCGTCACTGCCTGCATGAAGGTCACATCCCCTGGAACGGTGGTCGACGGGGACCACGATGCAACCTGAACCTCACTTCACGTCAAGCGCGCGGACGGCCGTGCGGGATCGGGGCGGGTCCGCGCATCGCAGGCCGTGCCGCACATTACCCTCGACAGGCGTGGGGTCCGGGCAAGTTGCGTTTGCCCGGACCCCACGCCTGCTCGGTCAGCCGTTCCGGTTGGGGAAGGTGTCCTGGTCCACCTGGGTGCCGTCGGCGTCGTACGCGGTGAAGGTGTACGTCGCGCCGCGGGCGTCGGCGTCGGCGGTCGCGCCGAGGGGGAACACGACGAAGTGCTCGCGGGTGTTCGGCACCGCGACGGCGTCCTCGTCGAGCGTCGTGCCATCGGGGAAGGCGATCCGAGCCTTCGCGACCTCGGGGGTCGCCTGGAGCACGACGAAGCTCAGGCCGCCGCCGGAGGCACGCGTGGGGCGCAGGACCGGCGCGCCGCGGCCGTTGTCCTCCGACCAGGGGAGGGTCATGTCACACGGGCTCATGAACGTGGCCGCCCACCTGCCGTCGATCACCAGGGCGACGTTCTCGCAGTACGGAGGACCGGTGGCGGGCGCGGCGGCGGTTCCCGGGGAGACGGCCGAGTCGGGCCGGGCCGTGTCGGTTTCCGAGGGATGGCCCGGCGGGTGCACGTCGCCGAGGGCGCGCACGATCTGCCAGGAGGTGCCCTGGAGTTGCCCTTCGGCGACGACCAGCGTGCCGTCCGGAGACATCTGCGGGGGCGCCGCGGCCGTCGTGGGTGTCGGGGCCGGGGACGCGCCGCCCGTCGCGGAGGGCGTGGTAGGGGCCTCGGCCGCGGCGCTCCGGCCGTCACGCCCGCCCAGGAGCGTCACGCCGGTGACGGCCGCCGCCGCGAGGAGCACCGCGGCCACCGAACCCGCCACCGCCGCCCGCCGCCTGCGCCGCGCCCTGCCCCCGCGCTCGATGGCCGCGTGCGGGGCCGGGGTGTCCGGCGGGCCGCCGCGCATCCCCTGCTCGAATCTGTCGCGCATCCACTGCCCTTCCTCAATGCCGGCCATGGGCCAGAACCTCCGAGGTGTCGTCGGAACCCGAGTCCCACTGCGGTCCGTTGAGGCCGGGGTCGACCCGGAGCTTCGCGAGTCCCTTGGCGGCCTGGCTCTTGACCGTGCCGACCGAGCAGCCGAGGATCCGCGCGACCTCCGCCTCCCCCAGGTCGTCCCAGTAGCGCAGCACCACGACCGCGCGCTGCCGGGCGGGGAGCCTGGCGAGGGCGCGCAGCAGCGCGTCGCGCTGGTCGACGCGGTGCGTCGCGTCCGGCACCCGGGCCTCGGGCACCGCGGCGCCCAGCAGCTGGGTGATGCGGCGCTTGCGGAACCGCGCCGCGTTGGCGTTGACCAGGATGCGGCGCACGTACGCGTCCGGGTTGTCGCTGGACCGCACGCGGTGCCACGCCGCGTGGGCCTTGACCAGCGTCGTCTGCACCAGGTCCTCCGCCTCGCCGTGGTCGCCGGTCAGCAGATACGCGGTGCGGACCAGCCGCGTCCAGCGGGACTGGACGAAGTCGTGGATCTCCGCCGCTTCTTCGGGTCGCAACGAACACCTCCTTCGCAGAACCCTGAGTACGGCCGGGCGCGGCGGGGTTGCCCGGGAGGGTGAAGATCGCACACGGGTGGGGGCGGGAGTGCCGGGGGTCGGGTGGACGCGGGGGCTCCGGTGCGCGGCGACGCCGTCCGCACGCCCCCGGCGCGCACGCCGAAAAGGCCCGGAACGCACGGGCGTTCGGGCCTTGTCGGGGTGGGACTGGCGTACCGGCGGCTCAGGCCGCCGCGACACCCGCGACGAGCAGGGCGCCCGCGACGACGCTGGCGAGGGCGCGGACGTGGTTCATGCGGGTCCACTCGTCCCGGTAGGCCGCCCACAGCCGGTCGGCTTCGGGGCTGCCCGCGGTCACCGCGTCGAGCGCCTTGTTGCGCGGTACGTGGTACGCGACGGTCAGGCCGAACGTCGCCACGACGTACGTCGCCGCCCCGGCGACCAGGAAGCCGGAGGACCCGGCGTCCCAGTCGGCGACCGCCCACCCGCCCAGGGCGAGGGCCGTCAGCGCGGTCCCGGTGAAGACCGGGAGGAAGAGGGAGGCGACCGCGGAGACGTTGACGGCCTGCATGACACCGACCGCGTCCTTCGCGGGGACCCGGCGGAGCGCCGGCATCACCAGGGCCGAGAAGCCGAAGCACACGCCGCCGACGGTGACGGCGCCGAGCGCGGTGGCCAGGGTGAGGGCGAAGAGGATTCCGTTCATGAGGGGGTCCTTCGGCGGATGCGTGGGGGCGGGGGTCGGACGGCGGCGGGGTCGTCCGCCGGGGGAAGCTGTCA is from Yinghuangia sp. ASG 101 and encodes:
- a CDS encoding SigE family RNA polymerase sigma factor; translated protein: MRPEEAAEIHDFVQSRWTRLVRTAYLLTGDHGEAEDLVQTTLVKAHAAWHRVRSSDNPDAYVRRILVNANAARFRKRRITQLLGAAVPEARVPDATHRVDQRDALLRALARLPARQRAVVVLRYWDDLGEAEVARILGCSVGTVKSQAAKGLAKLRVDPGLNGPQWDSGSDDTSEVLAHGRH
- a CDS encoding anthrone oxygenase family protein, which produces MNGILFALTLATALGAVTVGGVCFGFSALVMPALRRVPAKDAVGVMQAVNVSAVASLFLPVFTGTALTALALGGWAVADWDAGSSGFLVAGAATYVVATFGLTVAYHVPRNKALDAVTAGSPEADRLWAAYRDEWTRMNHVRALASVVAGALLVAGVAAA
- a CDS encoding NADP-dependent oxidoreductase, with the translated sequence MQAVTLAEFGPPDVLRLTDVPDPRPGPGQVRVRIRAAGAQPVDTSVRRGEAPPAMRGSLPIVPGNEFAGVVDLVGDGVAEVAVGDEVLGWTMLGAYAEAVAVPADQIVRKPADMPWEVAGAMSASGQTAHRALRELRVAAGETVLVHAAAGGVGTAAVQIAVAWGAAVVGTASEANHAYLRSLGATPVTYGPGLVDRVRAVAPQGVDAALDAAGRGALDASVDLVADRDRIATIADFAGAERLGLRGLRGGPGARSRERLGELLDLWSRGALTVHIGHRLPLADAAEAHRVIEAGHGRGKVVLLP
- a CDS encoding FAD/NAD(P)-binding protein, with product MTVALVGCGPAGTSLLERLCANARDTVGARPLHIHVIDPCLPGGGRVWRRDAASLMWANSRAAHITLFTDEATTCAGPIGPGPSLWEWGRDRAAELRGRRLDPELAPLADELARLTPMWFPSRGLVGAYMAWVFRTAVASAPPGVRVFVHRDSAVDVADVADDSGRQRVELAGGACVVVDAVVLTQGHLDAEPDAGERRFARYAEHHGLRYLPCGYTAEQDLEALRPGERVIARGMGLAFVDLVVRTTSGRGGAFVRDADGTLVYRPSGHEPVLYAASRQGVPYRAKFDYELVGEQPPLPRFLTAAALARRPGRGALDWRRDLRPLLAREMAWAYYHRLCTAHPERTTMAWDTFAAEFTALDDAGHGASAADRAACEARSAALVARAVPDPADRFDLARLERPLAGRRFPSPAALQAAITAHIADTLARGTDPRHSPDLAANHALQSGFDLVARLLDDNRISERSRRDELPGFLGFYNSMASGPPSARLEEILALARAGVIRFLGAEVVVGASGDAFAAHSPSVPDTVLRARTLVEARLPAPSVSRSRDPLVRALFARGEITEESVAGHASGRIRAAAGDHRLITADGTPHPARFALGHGVAGGVLVSGFSRPRADPPPLRVSDALARRVLTALVARDGTGDPGDAPPGPGTHAADPTDPPRAVRVVA
- a CDS encoding glutathione S-transferase C-terminal domain-containing protein, producing MPAQPPVRLPGSADPVDFRAHGRYRTLGRPAPAFRGRVGRAPGSGFTADPRRYHLYICLACPRSLRTAVTRDLRGLEDVVSLSTVDPVRDGRGWAFRDGDGHGPDTVGGFALLREAYEATEYHYEGPVSVPVLWDRWSGRIVSNQPADILHDLATAFPGTGPDLYPARAATELAYYEALFDDDIWEAAQQAGRARAGDRYDEAVRTVLHTLGLLERRLESSEFLIGRDLSAADVHLWTTLLHIDAVHRLHLHADDVRRIAEHPALWDYFARLHDLPAFRDNVRLDHVTRHHRSSCRGPAASGSGVPIVDWPRLTGLGALGGTAAEPCG